One region of Candidatus Sulfotelmatobacter sp. genomic DNA includes:
- a CDS encoding VOC family protein: MVPSKILDLKAFVPARDFELSRRFYGDLGFHENWGNDQVCEFELEGYRFLLQNFYVKDHAGNFMMSLMVEDADKWWEFIQSAGLAKKYDLSMAKPPALQPWGLRVLYMSDPTGVLWHIADRPKPRPKTEESTC, encoded by the coding sequence TTGGTTCCCAGCAAGATCCTCGATCTGAAGGCATTCGTTCCGGCCCGGGACTTCGAGCTTTCGCGACGTTTCTATGGCGACTTGGGCTTTCATGAGAACTGGGGCAATGATCAGGTGTGTGAGTTCGAATTGGAGGGTTATCGCTTCCTCTTACAGAACTTCTATGTGAAGGATCATGCCGGGAACTTCATGATGAGCCTGATGGTCGAAGATGCGGACAAGTGGTGGGAGTTCATTCAGAGCGCTGGTCTAGCGAAGAAGTACGATCTTTCGATGGCGAAGCCGCCAGCGTTGCAGCCGTGGGGACTGCGCGTGCTTTATATGAGCGATCCGACCGGCGTGCTGTGGCACATTGCAGATCGACCCAAGCCGCGACCGAAGACTGAGGAATCTACCTGTTGA
- a CDS encoding chorismate mutase, giving the protein MDIADWRKKIDELDRKLVELLSERARAAVEIGKLKRDTSMPIYEPDRERIVFENVQEANRGPLAGRDLVRIYERIIDVMRNVQKEEIVQKSAAPETELDSEVND; this is encoded by the coding sequence ATGGATATCGCAGATTGGCGCAAGAAAATCGACGAGCTCGATCGGAAACTGGTGGAGCTTTTGAGTGAGCGGGCACGGGCTGCGGTCGAGATCGGAAAGCTCAAGCGCGACACTTCGATGCCGATCTACGAGCCGGACCGCGAACGGATTGTGTTTGAGAATGTTCAGGAAGCGAATCGGGGGCCGCTGGCGGGGCGAGATCTGGTGCGGATTTATGAGCGCATCATCGATGTGATGCGCAATGTGCAGAAGGAAGAAATTGTGCAGAAGAGCGCGGCGCCGGAGACGGAGTTGGATTCGGAAGTGAATGATTGA
- a CDS encoding CoA transferase subunit A, producing the protein MNKVVANADEAIRDVFDGATIMIGGFGLCGMPENLIRALVLKGTKNLRTISNNVGIDGVGNGLLLAAGQIVHHIGTYVGENRLLEDMVLKGAIRLDLVPQGTFSERIRAGGAGIPAFFTPTGVGTIVAEGKETREFDGRLYVMERGLTADFAFVKAWKGDREGNLIYRKTARNFNPMMATAAKVTIAEVEHVVEVGELDGDAVHTPSIYVKRIFQGELYERRIERRTVRKGVVGQ; encoded by the coding sequence ATGAATAAAGTTGTGGCCAATGCGGATGAGGCGATTCGCGATGTGTTTGACGGCGCGACCATCATGATCGGTGGGTTCGGATTGTGTGGGATGCCGGAGAATCTGATTCGCGCGCTCGTGCTCAAAGGTACAAAGAATCTGCGGACGATCAGTAATAATGTCGGGATCGATGGCGTGGGCAATGGTTTGCTGCTGGCGGCGGGGCAGATTGTGCATCATATAGGGACCTATGTTGGCGAGAACCGGTTGCTGGAAGACATGGTGCTGAAGGGCGCGATCCGGCTTGATCTGGTGCCGCAGGGAACGTTTTCCGAGCGGATTCGCGCGGGGGGCGCGGGGATTCCGGCGTTTTTTACTCCTACCGGCGTCGGCACGATTGTTGCGGAAGGGAAGGAGACGCGCGAGTTTGATGGACGGCTGTATGTGATGGAGCGCGGGCTGACGGCGGACTTTGCTTTTGTGAAGGCCTGGAAGGGCGACCGCGAGGGGAATTTAATTTATCGGAAGACGGCGCGGAATTTTAATCCCATGATGGCGACGGCGGCAAAGGTCACGATTGCGGAAGTGGAGCATGTGGTGGAGGTCGGCGAGTTGGATGGGGATGCGGTGCATACGCCTTCGATTTATGTGAAGAGGATATTTCAGGGGGAGTTGTACGAGCGGAGGATTGAGCGGAGGACAGTGAGGAAAGGCGTCGTTGGCCAGTAG
- the trpC gene encoding indole-3-glycerol phosphate synthase TrpC, producing the protein MGAILERIIAAARVRVAQTKREADLRAMEKRAEQHVPRGFRRALAAKSRGGIAVIAELKKASPSKGLIRAHFNPAELAAELETAGAAALSVLTDEEFFQGSLENLRMASAAVKIPCLRKDFIVDEFQLLEARANSADAVLLIVAALSAEELSSLTAAARRRGLDVLCEVHDAGELAAALETGCDLIGVNTRDLRTFKVDLETAFTLSEKFPAGVVRVAESGIHSPSDVKRLRAAGYDAFLVGESLMRAERPGEALRALVASSEYRVPSER; encoded by the coding sequence ATGGGGGCCATTCTGGAGCGGATTATCGCGGCAGCGCGGGTGCGCGTGGCGCAGACCAAGCGCGAGGCGGATTTGCGGGCGATGGAGAAGCGCGCGGAACAGCATGTGCCGCGCGGGTTTCGGCGGGCGCTGGCGGCGAAGAGTCGAGGCGGGATCGCGGTGATTGCGGAGTTAAAGAAGGCTTCGCCATCGAAAGGACTGATTCGGGCGCATTTTAATCCCGCGGAGTTGGCAGCGGAGTTGGAGACCGCGGGCGCGGCAGCACTTTCGGTGTTGACCGATGAGGAGTTCTTTCAAGGCTCTCTGGAGAATTTGCGGATGGCTTCGGCGGCGGTGAAGATTCCGTGTTTGCGAAAAGATTTTATTGTGGATGAGTTTCAGTTGCTGGAGGCGCGTGCGAATTCGGCTGACGCGGTGTTGCTGATTGTCGCGGCGTTGTCGGCCGAAGAGTTGAGTTCGCTGACGGCAGCAGCGCGGCGTCGCGGACTGGACGTTTTGTGCGAGGTGCACGACGCCGGAGAGCTGGCGGCCGCATTGGAAACAGGATGCGATTTGATTGGCGTGAACACGCGGGATCTGCGGACGTTCAAAGTCGATCTGGAGACGGCGTTTACGCTTTCGGAGAAATTCCCTGCTGGCGTGGTGCGCGTGGCGGAGAGTGGAATTCATTCTCCCTCCGATGTGAAGCGGCTGCGAGCGGCGGGGTATGACGCGTTTCTGGTGGGAGAGTCTTTGATGCGGGCGGAGCGGCCGGGAGAGGCGCTGCGGGCTCTCGTTGCAAGTAGTGAGTACCGAGTACCGAGCGAGCGTTAG
- the trpB gene encoding tryptophan synthase subunit beta: protein MGHPREHRNSRVPVSANAPGRFGVYGGRYVPETLMAALEELEREYARAKRDPRFQARLTELLRTYAGRPTPLFFARRLTQKLGGAKIYLKREDLLHTGAHKINNCLGQGLLVERMGKHRVIAETGAGQHGVATATVCALLGFECVVYMGTEDMRRQELNVFRMRLLGAEVRGVSSGSCTLKDAINEAMRDWVTNVRTTHYLLGSVLGAHPYPTMVRDFHRVIGREARAQILKAEGKLPAAIIACVGGGSNSIGIFYDFLEDKKVQLIGVEAGGRSEKLGDHAARFRGGSPGVLQGTYSYVLQDSGGQIALTHSVSAGLDYPSIGPEHAALRDAGRAEYVPASDAEALAATTLLARTEGIIPALESAHAVAEVVKRAPRMKKSDVVIVNVSGRGDKDIGIMRENLKLD, encoded by the coding sequence ATGGGTCACCCTCGCGAGCATCGCAACTCTCGCGTTCCTGTTTCTGCGAATGCGCCGGGGCGGTTTGGGGTTTATGGCGGGCGGTATGTACCGGAAACTCTGATGGCGGCGCTCGAGGAACTGGAGCGCGAGTATGCGCGGGCCAAACGCGATCCCAGATTTCAGGCGCGTCTCACGGAGTTATTGCGAACTTATGCGGGGCGTCCGACGCCGTTGTTTTTTGCGCGGCGGCTTACGCAGAAGTTAGGCGGCGCGAAGATTTATCTGAAGCGCGAGGATCTGCTGCACACCGGGGCGCACAAGATTAATAACTGCCTGGGCCAGGGGCTGCTGGTCGAGCGGATGGGGAAGCATCGCGTGATCGCCGAGACCGGCGCGGGGCAGCATGGCGTTGCGACTGCTACCGTGTGCGCGCTGCTGGGATTTGAGTGCGTCGTGTACATGGGCACCGAAGATATGCGGCGGCAGGAGTTGAATGTATTCCGCATGCGGCTGCTGGGGGCGGAGGTGCGCGGCGTGTCGTCGGGGTCGTGCACTTTGAAGGATGCGATCAATGAGGCGATGCGCGATTGGGTCACCAATGTGCGCACGACACATTATTTGTTGGGGAGCGTGCTGGGGGCGCATCCGTATCCGACGATGGTGCGAGATTTTCATCGGGTGATTGGGCGCGAGGCGCGAGCGCAGATTCTGAAAGCCGAAGGGAAATTGCCGGCGGCGATTATCGCGTGCGTGGGTGGCGGATCGAATTCGATTGGGATTTTCTACGATTTTCTTGAAGATAAGAAAGTTCAACTGATCGGCGTGGAGGCGGGCGGGCGCAGCGAGAAACTCGGGGATCATGCGGCACGGTTTCGGGGAGGGTCGCCGGGCGTGTTGCAGGGCACTTACTCTTACGTGCTTCAGGATTCAGGTGGACAGATTGCGTTGACGCATTCGGTGTCGGCGGGGCTGGATTATCCGTCGATTGGGCCGGAGCACGCGGCGTTGCGCGATGCAGGGCGGGCGGAGTACGTTCCGGCGTCGGATGCGGAAGCGCTGGCCGCGACCACCTTGCTGGCGCGGACGGAGGGAATCATTCCCGCACTGGAGTCAGCGCACGCGGTGGCCGAGGTAGTGAAGCGGGCTCCGCGCATGAAGAAATCCGATGTCGTGATTGTGAATGTGTCGGGGCGGGGCGATAAGGATATCGGAATTATGCGGGAGAACCTAAAGCTCGATTGA
- a CDS encoding prephenate dehydrogenase: MAIRQITIIGTGLIGGSLGLALKKRKFAGRIVGCDHEGTLERARMRGAIDAGTVNPGDAVHGSQVVVLATPVLAIVDLIERVGAVLPAKTLLTDVGSTKAAVVDRAVKVFGKSAGKRFLAGHPMAGKEMSGVDYADADLFQKAVWFLCPLPGQKLLGRDLAEQSLNDGVFAEFAGWIDAIGSRIAMLPAEEHDRLCAWISHVPQMISTALAAALVEEFGDEAPLLPAGGRALQEMTRISASPYSMWRDIAMTNKTNLEKALWKVEQRLAHIRENLATRQLAEEFEQAHALRKIPEKKR, from the coding sequence ATGGCGATTCGGCAAATCACGATCATTGGGACAGGGCTGATTGGCGGGTCGCTGGGGCTTGCGCTCAAGAAGCGAAAATTTGCGGGACGGATTGTCGGGTGCGATCACGAAGGGACGCTGGAGCGAGCGCGGATGCGAGGCGCGATCGATGCGGGGACGGTGAATCCGGGCGACGCTGTGCATGGGAGTCAAGTAGTCGTGCTGGCCACTCCGGTGCTGGCGATAGTGGATTTAATCGAGCGAGTGGGAGCGGTGCTGCCGGCGAAAACTTTGCTGACCGATGTGGGCAGCACGAAGGCCGCGGTGGTCGACCGCGCGGTGAAGGTGTTTGGGAAAAGTGCGGGGAAGCGGTTTTTGGCGGGGCATCCGATGGCAGGGAAAGAAATGAGCGGAGTAGATTACGCGGACGCGGATTTGTTCCAGAAGGCGGTGTGGTTTCTGTGTCCGCTGCCGGGGCAGAAGTTACTGGGGCGAGACTTGGCAGAGCAAAGCTTAAATGATGGCGTGTTCGCGGAGTTTGCGGGATGGATCGACGCGATCGGGTCGCGGATTGCGATGCTGCCCGCGGAAGAGCATGACCGGCTGTGCGCCTGGATCAGCCACGTTCCGCAGATGATTTCGACCGCGCTGGCGGCCGCGCTGGTCGAGGAGTTTGGAGATGAGGCTCCGCTTTTGCCGGCGGGCGGTCGCGCGCTGCAGGAGATGACGCGGATTTCGGCGAGTCCGTATTCCATGTGGCGAGATATCGCGATGACGAACAAGACGAATCTGGAAAAGGCGCTGTGGAAAGTGGAGCAGCGACTGGCCCACATTCGCGAGAATCTGGCGACGCGGCAGCTGGCGGAGGAATTTGAACAGGCGCATGCGCTAAGGAAGATTCCAGAAAAGAAGAGATAG
- a CDS encoding phosphoribosylanthranilate isomerase, producing MTWVKICGMTNVEDALVAVEAGADAVGFVFYEKSPRYVSVEAAREIVEKLPESVEKVGVFVDSESEAIRAVVMGAGLTAVQLHGERSKESVVGDPRNLADCVAASKAILVIDGDSLIKEGFFMMDDVREKAFAVLLDSRSNGEAGGTGVTFDWEPARAMAQMVSLHVPVIVAGGLTPSNVVDAMTIFLPFGVDVASGVEARPGKKDPGKVRAFVRAVRDFDRKAG from the coding sequence ATGACGTGGGTGAAGATTTGTGGGATGACGAATGTGGAGGATGCGCTCGTTGCCGTGGAGGCAGGTGCGGATGCGGTTGGATTTGTCTTTTATGAGAAGAGTCCGCGGTATGTGAGCGTGGAGGCGGCCCGAGAGATTGTGGAGAAACTGCCGGAGAGTGTGGAGAAAGTGGGAGTGTTTGTGGACTCTGAGTCCGAGGCGATCCGCGCGGTCGTGATGGGCGCGGGACTCACTGCTGTGCAGTTGCACGGAGAGCGCTCGAAGGAGAGCGTGGTGGGTGATCCACGGAACTTAGCAGACTGCGTGGCGGCTTCGAAAGCCATTCTGGTTATTGACGGGGATTCGTTGATAAAAGAAGGGTTCTTCATGATGGATGATGTCCGTGAGAAAGCCTTTGCGGTGCTGCTGGATTCGCGATCCAACGGAGAGGCGGGTGGTACGGGAGTGACATTTGACTGGGAACCAGCGCGCGCTATGGCGCAGATGGTTAGCCTGCATGTGCCCGTCATTGTGGCCGGTGGATTGACTCCTTCGAATGTTGTCGACGCGATGACGATTTTTCTGCCGTTTGGAGTGGATGTGGCTTCTGGAGTCGAGGCGCGACCGGGGAAAAAAGATCCGGGGAAGGTGCGGGCGTTTGTGCGGGCGGTGCGCGACTTCGATCGGAAGGCGGGTTAG
- a CDS encoding nucleoside hydrolase, which translates to MRCGRIGASLGFVLYLCAGVGWAQSAGHVSGQAAEKIIIDTDIGDDVDDAFALALAVKSPELQVLGVMTTFGDTEARAKIVDRFLGEVGRADIPVLAGKATATKNPMSQRKYGDSHFAKATHGDAVEFLLEEIRKYPGEITLIAIGPLMNVGAAIDEDAATFRKLKRVVLMGGSVRRGYGDLGYTVAVPPMPEWNILNDVASAQKLFASGVPLFVMPLDSTQLKMDEVKRAFLFSQGTAVTDQLTVLYHLWGQETPTLFDPMTVVFVLRPELCPVLGLHIRVDEKGFTREELGPANAKVCLESNSEDFFRFYLKRVAER; encoded by the coding sequence ATGAGATGTGGGCGGATCGGTGCGAGTTTGGGTTTTGTTTTGTATTTGTGTGCTGGCGTGGGGTGGGCGCAGAGTGCTGGGCACGTTTCGGGGCAGGCAGCGGAGAAAATCATAATCGACACTGACATTGGCGATGACGTGGACGATGCGTTTGCGCTGGCGCTGGCGGTGAAGAGTCCGGAGTTGCAGGTGCTGGGCGTCATGACGACGTTTGGGGATACGGAAGCGCGGGCGAAAATTGTCGACCGGTTTTTGGGCGAGGTGGGGCGCGCGGACATTCCGGTGCTCGCCGGGAAGGCGACGGCGACGAAGAATCCGATGTCGCAGAGGAAGTATGGGGATTCGCATTTTGCGAAAGCGACGCATGGCGATGCGGTGGAATTCTTGCTGGAGGAAATTCGGAAATATCCGGGAGAGATTACGCTGATTGCGATTGGTCCGCTGATGAATGTTGGAGCGGCGATCGACGAAGACGCGGCGACGTTTCGGAAGCTGAAGCGCGTGGTGCTGATGGGCGGATCGGTGCGGCGCGGATACGGGGATTTGGGATATACGGTGGCGGTGCCTCCGATGCCGGAGTGGAATATTTTAAACGACGTGGCGTCGGCGCAGAAACTATTCGCCTCGGGCGTGCCTTTGTTTGTGATGCCGCTGGATTCGACGCAATTGAAGATGGATGAAGTGAAGCGGGCGTTTTTGTTCAGCCAGGGGACGGCGGTGACCGATCAACTGACGGTGTTGTATCACTTGTGGGGACAGGAGACGCCGACATTGTTCGATCCGATGACGGTGGTGTTTGTGCTGCGGCCGGAGTTGTGTCCGGTGCTGGGGTTGCATATTCGGGTGGACGAGAAAGGATTTACGCGAGAGGAACTGGGGCCGGCGAATGCGAAGGTTTGCCTGGAGTCGAACTCGGAGGATTTCTTCCGATTTTATTTGAAGAGAGTCGCAGAGAGGTGA
- the aroF gene encoding 3-deoxy-7-phosphoheptulonate synthase: MIVAMQEGADEQLIQQVIEHLVKMGFEVHRSTGARMTVLGAVGSGIDFDIRILELLPGVQEVHRISSPYKLAGRSFRPEGTVVKLPNDINIGGNEIVVMAGPCSVETRDQILSTAEAVAKAGAKVLRGGAFKPRSSPYSFQGHGEDALKLLREAGEKFKLLVISEVMEISQIPLMLPYVDILQVGARNMQNFNLLRELAKVRKPVLLKRGIAATFEELLLSAEYIMAGGNYEVILCERGIRTFETYTRNTMDISAIPIIHKLSHLPMTADPSHGTGRRDKVAPMARASVAAGADALLIEVHCDPNKAWSDGAQSLFPEQFAKLMDELRMIAPAVGRKIG, encoded by the coding sequence ATGATTGTGGCGATGCAGGAAGGCGCGGACGAGCAACTGATTCAGCAGGTGATTGAGCACCTGGTGAAGATGGGATTTGAAGTGCACCGGTCCACGGGAGCGCGAATGACTGTCCTCGGGGCGGTGGGATCGGGCATTGATTTCGATATCCGCATTCTGGAGTTGCTCCCGGGAGTGCAGGAAGTTCACCGCATCAGTTCCCCGTACAAATTGGCGGGGAGAAGTTTTCGTCCTGAGGGGACGGTCGTCAAGTTGCCGAACGACATCAATATCGGCGGAAACGAAATTGTGGTGATGGCGGGGCCGTGCTCGGTGGAGACGCGAGACCAGATATTGTCTACGGCAGAGGCGGTTGCGAAGGCGGGGGCGAAAGTGCTGCGCGGCGGGGCGTTCAAGCCGCGAAGTTCTCCGTATTCGTTTCAGGGGCACGGGGAAGATGCGCTGAAGCTGCTGCGCGAGGCGGGAGAGAAGTTCAAGTTGCTGGTGATCAGCGAGGTGATGGAAATCTCGCAGATTCCGTTGATGCTGCCGTACGTAGATATTTTGCAAGTGGGCGCGCGTAACATGCAGAACTTTAATCTGCTGCGCGAGCTGGCGAAGGTGCGCAAGCCGGTGCTGTTGAAGCGCGGTATTGCCGCGACTTTCGAGGAGTTGTTGCTGTCGGCTGAATACATTATGGCGGGCGGGAATTATGAAGTGATTCTCTGCGAGCGCGGCATTCGGACATTCGAAACGTATACGAGAAATACGATGGATATCTCAGCGATTCCGATTATCCATAAGCTATCGCATTTGCCGATGACGGCCGACCCGTCGCATGGTACCGGACGGCGCGACAAAGTGGCTCCAATGGCGCGGGCATCGGTGGCGGCGGGCGCGGACGCGCTGCTGATTGAAGTGCATTGCGATCCGAACAAGGCGTGGTCGGATGGGGCACAGTCGCTCTTTCCCGAGCAGTTCGCGAAGTTGATGGACGAGTTGCGTATGATTGCGCCGGCGGTGGGAAGAAAGATTGGGTAA
- the trpA gene encoding tryptophan synthase subunit alpha, whose translation MPLTFYKKPALVAYVTCGDPDLATTREIVLAAIEAGADVVELGVPFSDPVADGPVIQRASERALERGTSLAQVLTLAAEVRENAQSTGLIVFSYLNPILRMGIEKFCRVARAAGVDGVLVTDLPVEEAGEYLRAMREYDLAPVFLAAPTSSDERLRRIAAASRGFVYAVSRTGVTGTRQELADDARKLVRRLRRVTKLPLALGFGISTAAQFAEVGEFADAVVVGSAIVETIERNRGREAGAVGEFIRELSAISSQPSVAVR comes from the coding sequence ATGCCTTTGACTTTTTACAAGAAGCCGGCGCTGGTGGCGTATGTGACTTGCGGGGATCCCGATCTCGCGACGACGCGGGAGATTGTGCTGGCGGCGATTGAGGCAGGGGCGGATGTGGTCGAGCTGGGAGTGCCGTTCAGCGATCCAGTGGCGGATGGGCCGGTGATTCAGCGCGCGAGTGAGCGGGCGCTGGAGCGGGGGACGTCGCTCGCGCAGGTGCTTACGCTTGCAGCCGAGGTACGCGAAAATGCGCAGTCTACGGGCTTGATCGTGTTTTCGTACTTGAATCCGATTCTGCGAATGGGAATCGAGAAATTTTGCAGGGTCGCGCGCGCTGCGGGTGTGGACGGCGTGCTGGTCACCGATCTTCCGGTGGAAGAGGCCGGGGAATATTTGCGGGCCATGCGGGAGTACGATCTGGCTCCGGTGTTCTTAGCGGCACCGACTTCTTCTGATGAGCGGTTGAGAAGAATTGCGGCGGCTTCTCGAGGATTTGTATATGCGGTATCGCGGACCGGGGTGACGGGAACGCGGCAGGAGTTGGCGGACGATGCGCGCAAGTTGGTGCGGCGGTTGCGGCGAGTGACGAAGTTGCCGCTGGCGTTGGGATTCGGGATTTCGACGGCGGCGCAGTTTGCGGAGGTAGGAGAGTTCGCCGACGCGGTTGTAGTGGGGAGCGCGATTGTCGAGACGATCGAGCGGAATCGTGGGCGGGAGGCGGGGGCCGTAGGGGAGTTCATCAGGGAGCTTTCAGCCATCAGCTCTCAGCCATCAGTTGCGGTGCGGTGA
- a CDS encoding DUF1801 domain-containing protein, which translates to MLRNRFSKAEGRATKGAEFLRFNGAVERDPAIDAWMKQHAGELGAIAHQWFQVMRQCGDEVRELLHDGCPVACLGDAPFGYVNVFTSHVNVGFFHGAALPDPARLLQGTGRFMRHVKLSPGKPTNASALNSLVDAAYSDIKARVEHG; encoded by the coding sequence GTGCTGCGCAACAGATTCTCGAAGGCAGAAGGCAGAGCGACGAAAGGAGCGGAATTTCTGCGCTTTAACGGCGCCGTCGAGCGCGATCCCGCGATCGATGCGTGGATGAAACAGCATGCAGGTGAATTAGGAGCCATCGCGCATCAGTGGTTTCAGGTGATGCGACAATGCGGCGACGAAGTCCGCGAGCTTCTGCATGACGGCTGTCCGGTTGCATGCTTGGGAGATGCGCCCTTCGGCTACGTCAACGTATTCACTTCGCACGTAAACGTAGGATTCTTTCACGGCGCAGCATTGCCCGATCCGGCCCGCCTGTTGCAGGGCACCGGCAGGTTCATGCGCCATGTGAAGCTGAGTCCAGGAAAGCCTACAAACGCCTCCGCGCTAAACAGTCTCGTCGATGCAGCCTACTCGGACATAAAGGCGCGCGTCGAACACGGCTAG
- a CDS encoding NmrA family NAD(P)-binding protein codes for MYVILGASGNTGHVVATKLLTGGQKVRVVGRNAAHLQGLAAKGAETFIADVTDAATLAKAFDKADSAYVLIPPNTTSTDPLGYSNRVSDAIASAVKNAGTKNVVVLSSIGADKAGGTGPVVGLHNLEQKLNQIEGANVLCLRAGYFMENTLPQANAIRQMGFVATPLRPDLKIPMIATRDIGAAAAEALLSKSSSDKPRGKQTRELLGQRDLTYIEVATIIGKAIGKPDVKYVQAPDDQFRAIVVQMGMSEQFARILLEMTAAMNSGHMRPLEPRTPQNTTPTTYETFVAESFVPAYQQQTAA; via the coding sequence ATGTACGTCATTCTCGGAGCAAGCGGAAACACCGGACACGTAGTAGCGACCAAACTTCTCACCGGCGGACAGAAAGTTCGCGTCGTGGGCAGAAACGCAGCCCATTTGCAGGGTCTCGCGGCCAAGGGTGCGGAGACCTTTATCGCCGATGTCACCGACGCCGCGACTCTCGCCAAAGCCTTCGACAAAGCCGATTCGGCCTACGTCTTGATTCCACCCAATACCACCAGCACTGACCCGCTCGGCTATTCGAATCGCGTCAGCGACGCGATCGCGTCCGCCGTCAAAAATGCCGGAACCAAAAATGTGGTCGTCCTCAGCAGCATAGGAGCCGATAAGGCCGGCGGAACCGGCCCTGTCGTCGGCCTGCACAATCTCGAACAAAAGCTCAACCAGATCGAAGGCGCGAATGTGCTCTGTCTGCGCGCCGGTTACTTCATGGAAAACACGCTCCCCCAGGCGAACGCGATTCGGCAGATGGGATTTGTCGCTACTCCTCTGCGTCCGGATCTTAAAATTCCCATGATCGCCACGCGCGACATTGGAGCCGCTGCGGCCGAAGCCCTGCTGAGCAAATCGTCTTCGGACAAACCGCGCGGCAAGCAAACCCGCGAGCTTTTAGGCCAACGCGATCTCACCTACATCGAAGTCGCAACGATTATCGGCAAAGCCATCGGCAAGCCCGATGTCAAATACGTCCAGGCGCCCGACGATCAATTTCGGGCGATCGTAGTGCAAATGGGAATGTCCGAGCAATTTGCTCGCATACTCCTGGAAATGACTGCTGCCATGAACTCCGGACACATGCGCCCCCTCGAACCGCGCACACCCCAGAACACCACACCCACGACTTACGAGACTTTCGTAGCCGAGTCCTTCGTCCCGGCCTACCAACAACAAACCGCAGCGTGA